In the genome of Paenibacillus sp. FSL R5-0766, one region contains:
- a CDS encoding DUF2974 domain-containing protein, whose translation MNKESSNNREITDLVYKKMSQEAYKDYETGKKIGVLPGWEVLDQKHNSSGMDVVTFYNPDTKQAVIAFRGTEGSSTWDRKAPDLKADVLNIGLPEVGATVAREYYPWPESWREGVQATEDALGSTWLNNLFGDTGKSIDKEFGPDNQLYEAEDYVKEMQSKYPDADFTLTGHSLGGANAQYAAVYTGLDAVTFSAPTVVASLTPEMRRNAEEGAFDRQVTNFIHPGDFIASGMLGGYERHVGSTLVIDKSYDDFNASYGAVDKIKDTLGGPGYHDMKHYSFDEDGYINNTLYDEITGEQVRYSPRKPSDHNILDHAREAWDTLSKGFKSVVNVVGGYSAGTIELTPEELKEIAGKWSCQAQDMSRTFERIQRNFFEYTESSHSQRLVPIVWDLQMSIKQLDEWHLEHTTDLVDYIQNKAELFIQADSGTLA comes from the coding sequence ATGAATAAAGAGAGTTCAAATAATAGAGAAATTACTGATCTTGTTTATAAGAAAATGTCACAAGAAGCGTATAAGGATTATGAAACTGGTAAGAAAATAGGCGTTCTCCCTGGTTGGGAAGTACTAGACCAGAAACACAATTCATCGGGCATGGATGTAGTGACCTTTTATAATCCTGATACAAAACAAGCGGTCATTGCTTTCCGAGGAACGGAAGGATCCAGCACTTGGGATAGAAAAGCTCCTGATTTAAAAGCGGATGTTCTAAATATAGGTCTTCCTGAAGTGGGAGCTACGGTTGCTAGAGAATACTATCCGTGGCCTGAATCTTGGAGAGAGGGTGTTCAAGCTACCGAAGATGCCTTAGGGAGCACCTGGCTCAATAACTTGTTTGGGGATACGGGCAAAAGTATAGATAAAGAGTTCGGACCTGATAATCAGTTGTACGAAGCAGAAGATTATGTGAAAGAGATGCAAAGTAAGTATCCCGATGCAGACTTTACACTTACCGGGCATTCATTAGGCGGGGCTAATGCACAATATGCAGCAGTGTATACGGGATTAGATGCTGTCACGTTTAGTGCACCAACCGTCGTGGCATCGTTAACACCAGAGATGCGTAGGAATGCAGAAGAAGGTGCTTTTGATCGTCAGGTGACTAACTTCATTCATCCTGGGGATTTCATTGCAAGTGGTATGCTCGGAGGATATGAGAGGCATGTGGGCTCAACCCTCGTGATTGATAAAAGTTATGACGATTTTAATGCCAGTTACGGTGCTGTGGATAAAATAAAGGATACACTGGGTGGTCCTGGATATCACGATATGAAACATTACAGCTTCGATGAAGATGGATATATCAATAATACGTTGTATGATGAAATTACGGGAGAACAAGTGAGATACTCTCCTCGGAAACCTTCGGATCATAACATCCTGGATCATGCACGTGAAGCGTGGGATACCCTATCCAAAGGTTTCAAGTCTGTGGTTAACGTTGTAGGTGGGTACTCGGCAGGAACCATCGAGTTAACGCCAGAGGAACTGAAGGAGATTGCAGGGAAATGGAGTTGCCAAGCACAGGATATGAGCCGTACGTTCGAGCGAATCCAGCGGAACTTTTTTGAGTACACCGAAAGCAGTCATAGTCAGCGGCTTGTGCCAATTGTATGGGATCTTCAGATGAGTATTAAGCAGTTAGATGAATGGCATCTGGAACATACCACTGATCTTGTAGATTATATCCAGAACAAGGCAGAACTATTTATCCAGGCCGATAGTGGAACATTAGCTTAA
- a CDS encoding helix-turn-helix domain-containing protein produces MSDDENAKQICTKVEQSYQIIGRKWVALIIHALMEEPKRFSEIHAYIPDLSKRVLNERMKELEEEGLVVRHVVTERPVRTEYMLSRKGTELGRALSAVERWADKWL; encoded by the coding sequence ATGAGCGATGATGAGAATGCCAAGCAAATATGCACAAAAGTGGAACAATCTTATCAGATCATTGGCCGAAAATGGGTAGCCCTCATTATCCATGCGTTGATGGAGGAACCCAAACGCTTCAGTGAGATTCACGCTTATATCCCTGACTTGAGCAAACGTGTGTTAAATGAGCGAATGAAGGAATTGGAGGAAGAAGGACTTGTGGTTCGCCATGTGGTCACGGAACGTCCAGTTCGGACTGAATATATGTTGTCACGAAAAGGAACGGAACTGGGGAGAGCGCTAAGCGCCGTGGAACGTTGGGCTGATAAGTGGCTGTAA
- the zwf gene encoding glucose-6-phosphate dehydrogenase: protein MDAMTFVLFGATGDLAKRKIYPALYNLYMDQKMPKSFSVIGLGRRELSDTDFQANVEKSLHEFSRQTPEEASQVRDFIGAFRYCSLNNTKLEDYTKLLELVQQREQELNIPENRMFYMSVAPEFFEPIALNIQESGLGNTKGWKKLIIEKPFGHDLQSARDLNEKLSNTFAEEEIYRIDHFLGKPMVQNIETLTYANPVIQALWSNRYIANVQITASETVGVEERAAYYDQSGALRDMFQNHMLQLLMMIGLHLPKRCTPEEIQFKKQKIAEALRPLTKENIASEVVRAQYAAGELQGSSVVGYLDEPGIPAGSQNETYVAARLWIDDPFWSEVPFYIRTGKRLAEKSTRIVVEFKAPLKTGHESENTTEPNLLTIEIGPGESISLQLNAKNPLNHGEVEPMHMTFNSGKRNIPEAYENLIFDAMRGDSTFFAHWNEVELAWQWVQPIQEAFEAGSVPLDTYSAGSHGPESADRLTAADGYRWW from the coding sequence ATGGATGCAATGACATTTGTCCTGTTCGGGGCAACAGGCGATTTAGCCAAACGCAAGATTTACCCTGCATTATATAACTTGTACATGGATCAGAAAATGCCGAAATCCTTCTCCGTTATCGGATTGGGACGACGTGAATTGTCGGATACGGACTTCCAGGCGAATGTTGAAAAGTCACTGCATGAATTCTCACGTCAGACGCCAGAAGAAGCATCTCAGGTTCGTGATTTCATTGGAGCTTTCCGTTATTGTTCTTTAAATAATACGAAGCTTGAAGATTACACCAAACTGTTGGAACTGGTTCAACAGCGTGAACAAGAGCTTAACATTCCCGAAAACCGCATGTTCTACATGTCGGTGGCACCGGAATTCTTTGAGCCAATCGCATTAAACATTCAAGAGAGTGGCCTGGGTAACACCAAGGGCTGGAAGAAACTTATTATCGAAAAACCCTTCGGACACGACCTGCAATCGGCTCGTGATCTGAACGAAAAACTGAGCAATACCTTTGCGGAAGAAGAAATCTATCGCATTGACCATTTCCTCGGTAAACCGATGGTTCAAAATATTGAGACACTCACCTATGCAAATCCGGTGATTCAAGCGTTGTGGTCTAACCGTTATATTGCCAATGTACAGATTACGGCAAGTGAGACTGTGGGTGTTGAAGAACGTGCTGCGTATTACGACCAAAGCGGTGCCCTTCGTGACATGTTCCAAAACCATATGCTTCAGTTGCTGATGATGATTGGTTTGCATTTGCCAAAACGTTGCACACCCGAAGAAATTCAATTCAAAAAGCAAAAAATTGCTGAAGCACTTCGTCCGTTGACAAAAGAAAATATCGCTTCTGAAGTTGTTCGTGCGCAATATGCAGCAGGTGAGCTGCAAGGTTCCTCCGTTGTTGGATATCTGGACGAGCCTGGCATCCCAGCCGGATCTCAGAATGAGACGTATGTTGCCGCGAGACTGTGGATCGATGATCCATTCTGGAGCGAGGTTCCATTTTATATCCGTACAGGTAAACGCCTGGCTGAGAAATCCACCCGAATCGTTGTTGAGTTCAAGGCTCCACTGAAGACCGGTCATGAATCCGAAAATACAACGGAACCGAACCTGCTGACGATTGAAATTGGTCCGGGAGAAAGCATCTCGCTTCAATTAAATGCGAAGAATCCATTGAACCATGGTGAAGTGGAGCCGATGCATATGACATTTAACTCAGGCAAACGTAACATTCCTGAAGCGTATGAGAATCTAATCTTTGACGCAATGCGTGGCGATTCCACCTTCTTTGCTCACTGGAACGAAGTGGAGCTGGCATGGCAATGGGTGCAACCGATTCAGGAAGCATTTGAAGCGGGCAGCGTACCACTGGATACGTACAGTGCAGGTTCGCATGGACCTGAGTCAGCAGATCGCCTGACCGCAGCAGACGGTTACCGTTGGTGGTAA